AACCGGGCATGGACGACGTTATCAGGCTTGCGGATATATATGGGGTTAATATGCGATACCTATTACCCGAAAGCGAGGCTGCATGTGAAATCGAACCGGTTGGCGACACCTCGATTTCTCTGGCTTTTCGCGCCGGGAGAATTGTGGAGGAAGACCTTCCTGTTATAGTTGAGAGCCGCCGCTTTCTGAATAACCTTTTCGAGCTTAATAAGCTGTTGGAAGGAGAAAACCCGGAATGCCGGTAGAGCGTACCCGTATCCGGAGAAGGGCGGCGGAATCCCGCAGACAATTGGGGTTCAACCTCTTGGTGCCGGTGAATATATGGTCGGTCTTACGAACCGCAGGAATCTCGGTGATCAAGAAACCGCTTAAGAGCGAAATTTCAGGCCTGTTTATGAGGAAGCAAGACGTGGCGCTGGTCCTCATAAACTCTGCGCGGACACTGGGTCATCAGAACTTCACTGCCGCTCACGAGTACTTCCACCTGCGATACGACTTGGAATTGACCTGCAGGGTCTGCTCGGCGGGTAATTTCGATCCCCGGAACGCCGGCGAAAGGGATGCTGATTATTTCGCCGCGTACCTTCTGGCGCCTGATGAGGCGATCGAATGGCAGATTGAGCGAAGAACCGGAGGGCTGCCCGTTGATCTTCCAGACATTATCGCGCTTGAACAGTATTTTGGCATAAGCCACCAAGCCATGCTGATTCGGCTTGTGGAAACGGGGCACCTTTCTGAAAAAGAGAAAGAGCAGTGGGGTGAAGGGGTAATCGAGGCAGCGAAGCAACTCGGATATGACACGAATCTTTATATGCATACAAATGAAGAAGTTGTGCTTTCCGACTACGCTGAAAAGGCGATGTTCGCCCTAAAGCGAGGGCTTATCTCCGCCGGCCGCTACGAAGAACTTCTCCTGGAGGCAGGATATGCCGATCTCGTCTATGGTGAGGAGGGAGAGACGTGAGGGTTGTCCGGGAAATCCCTCCTTACGTTTTCGACAATGACTGTCTCTCATCGTTTTTATGGGTGAAAAGGCTGGACATCCTCTCTTCTTTATTTAGGGACGAAATAGTAGTTCCGAAGGTTGTGGTTACGGAACTTAACTATCTGACGACGGTTTCCGGTGGGCGTTGGGCATGGGTTTATCGCGCACTGGAGAGCAAAACTCGGGAGGGAGCGGTATCGGTCCGGGACGTGGCGGTGGGAACAGAAGAAGCTGTTGAGTTCATGCAGCTCACGCAATGGACGGGTTATAAAGGGAAACGTCTGGGAAAAGGGGAAGCGGCGGTTCTTGCGCTGACCAGGTACCAGGGAGGGACGGTGGCCAGTAATAATCTATCGGATGTAGCCGAGTATTGCCGCCAATATGGCGTAAATTTAATTTCAACCGACGATATTTTGTGCTTAGCATGCCAAAGAGAAGTTATATCACTTTCGGAAGGAAGCGAACTATGGGACGGGATGAAGGCGCGGAAGCGAATGTTGCCCGCGTATACCTTTTCAGAGGCGTTTCATCGGTATCGCCATGGATTGCCGAAGTGAAGTGGAACCAAGAATACAGCCAGGATATTCCCGCTTATTATTAATCCCAGTTAGCTGATACAGTTTAAGCCTTTTCCCTGCCGGACGTCCCTCCGCTTCTAACATCTCACTTCCCACTTCCCAAATGGTTCGTAACCGCCGGCCGCTTTATTTCATACCTATGAATTGGCGGCTGGTACCGTTTGGACGGCCGCAAACAAACGGAGCGGAGGGATTCTTATGGAGAGACAGCAGCCGCGGGTCCCGGCCGTATGTCCCCCGGGGTTCCAGGGGCGGTACACGGTCGTCAGGGGGGACACCATGTTTATTATCGCGCAGCGCTTCCGGACGACGCTGCCGGCCCTTGTGGCCGCGAACCCGCACATTCCCGACCCCAACATGATTTTTCCGGGCGACGTCCTCTGCGTGCCGGGTGCGGTGCCCTTTCCGTGCTGCGTGGTTTTAGAGCCGGTCGGGGGAATGCCGCCGAGCCGGACCGGTGTCGCCTTTGCCCACATCGACCAGCTCGGCACGCAGGCGGTCGGTTTTTTAGCTTCGCTGCCGCTTCCATCGGCTTTCGGGAACTACGATATTTACGTCGGCGAAGCGCTGATCCCGGGCATCAACGGTTTCGGCAACCAGCTCTTCCGGATATCGCGGGACCCGCCCGCCTGGGCCGGGTACGTCAGCCTGCCCGCGGCCGCGTCCCTGACCCCCGACACCCGGGTGGTGGTCAGGCCCGCCAACTCCGTGAGCGGCGTCTCCGGCCCCGTAATCCTCGAAGCCAGTCTGCTGGGTTGTCAAAGGTAGTCCCTTTATCGACGCAACTACCCCCTTCCGGCTACGGAAGAGGGTAGTCATCTTTACGGGAAATATACGCTATTTGTCTTTCTGCAGGAGAGTGTTGCCGTTCTTATCCACGATTACGACGGAATCGATCTTCGGGTCGGTGCACGTCAGCGCGGCCGAAGCGATGTTGCTGAGGATTTCGTCCGTTTTACCCCGTTCCGAGGGGATGATGTGTACGGTAAGCACGCCCACCGTGCCCTTGCTTCCCGTCCTTATTTCCGGAAAGTCCGTTATCGACGCGTACCACCACGGACTGTCGGATCCGCCGAAGTTTTTGTGCATATAATCGGCAAAACTCCCCGACGCCATAAAGTCCTTTTCCCCGAGGCTTTCCACCGCGCTTCCGGTCCCGCCTCCGCCGGTATCCTCCGCTCGCCCCGCAGCCGGGGCCGAGTCCTGAACCTTGGGTTCTTCCTTATCCGGGGCCTTCGAAGTACTCCCGCCGCCGCAGCCGACCAGCATAACCGCGATAACCGCCAGGATCAGACCAACCGATAACCGTCTCAAACGCAAAACCGACCGCCCCCCTTTAATATTTCTCGGGTATATAATTCGCCATTAATTCCCGTAATACCTGCATTATTAGCGGAAGAAGAATGGGAAAAGCGATCCCGACAAATTATTGTAATATTATACGCCGCAGGTTGAAATGCATCGAAAGTTGTGGGAAAATGTATCCAATGGAAAGGTTTATGAAACCGGGCTTTATTTTACGCATTTAAAACGGTGGGTTGTGGTGTAATTGGCGGCCTTTAGCACCGGCGGAGCTCTTCTTGTGGGACGAACGCCAGTGTTGATATCAGTTGTTGTCAACAGAACCGTCCCCACGACAGTCAACGTTGGTGTCGATCAAGTAAATACCGCCGCTCATAACTGTCTAATAACCCCCTTATCAAGGGATATTTTCACCGTAGAGGAAGGTGTTTCCTTCTAATTTGTCGAATCTCCTTATGATGCTGGCAGCAAAAATGAAGGTGTAAGGTATGCCTAAGAACCCTAATTGGACGCGGGAAGAGTAGTTTATAGTTAGG
The Bacillota bacterium genome window above contains:
- a CDS encoding helix-turn-helix transcriptional regulator; this translates as MDKKSLYVQLGRNLKRARAKSGFTQSQVAKLLGIPREVISYFESGTREPGMDDVIRLADIYGVNMRYLLPESEAACEIEPVGDTSISLAFRAGRIVEEDLPVIVESRRFLNNLFELNKLLEGENPECR
- a CDS encoding ImmA/IrrE family metallo-endopeptidase; this translates as MPVERTRIRRRAAESRRQLGFNLLVPVNIWSVLRTAGISVIKKPLKSEISGLFMRKQDVALVLINSARTLGHQNFTAAHEYFHLRYDLELTCRVCSAGNFDPRNAGERDADYFAAYLLAPDEAIEWQIERRTGGLPVDLPDIIALEQYFGISHQAMLIRLVETGHLSEKEKEQWGEGVIEAAKQLGYDTNLYMHTNEEVVLSDYAEKAMFALKRGLISAGRYEELLLEAGYADLVYGEEGET
- a CDS encoding LysM peptidoglycan-binding domain-containing protein, with amino-acid sequence MERQQPRVPAVCPPGFQGRYTVVRGDTMFIIAQRFRTTLPALVAANPHIPDPNMIFPGDVLCVPGAVPFPCCVVLEPVGGMPPSRTGVAFAHIDQLGTQAVGFLASLPLPSAFGNYDIYVGEALIPGINGFGNQLFRISRDPPAWAGYVSLPAAASLTPDTRVVVRPANSVSGVSGPVILEASLLGCQR